Proteins from a genomic interval of Treponema succinifaciens DSM 2489:
- a CDS encoding WecB/TagA/CpsF family glycosyltransferase translates to MAVQRIKLLGVPVDVCSKQDLEEKILQLLEKKGPSQISFITIWDFMKIRCKNEYAESIRNADLILPISKSILSGAKFLNKTVPFRYNPFDAFISILSILESRYKSFYIFGGRKKALAAAEKNMRSTFRGLQIVGRCVGYYQKQDEENIIQAISKASPSLVLVSEGIKKKDFWSYSNKEKFSSGIFLYYRDAVGILSKRIKRVNPKVFEKGHEVWGEIIRNPLRIFLIFPFLWYIILLVWTKLFKKD, encoded by the coding sequence ATGGCGGTTCAACGTATAAAACTACTCGGAGTTCCTGTGGATGTTTGTTCTAAGCAGGATTTGGAAGAAAAAATTTTGCAGCTCTTGGAAAAAAAAGGTCCTTCTCAAATTTCATTTATAACAATCTGGGACTTTATGAAAATCCGGTGCAAAAACGAATATGCGGAAAGCATAAGAAATGCCGACTTGATTTTGCCTATTTCAAAAAGCATTTTGTCCGGGGCAAAGTTTCTTAACAAGACAGTTCCTTTTAGGTATAATCCATTTGACGCGTTCATAAGCATTCTTTCTATTCTTGAAAGCCGCTACAAGTCGTTTTATATTTTCGGTGGAAGAAAAAAAGCCCTTGCTGCTGCGGAAAAAAATATGCGTTCTACTTTCCGCGGACTTCAGATTGTGGGAAGATGCGTTGGCTATTATCAGAAGCAGGACGAAGAAAATATTATTCAGGCGATTTCAAAAGCGTCTCCGTCTTTGGTTCTTGTGAGCGAAGGAATTAAAAAGAAAGATTTCTGGAGTTATTCAAATAAAGAAAAATTTTCTTCTGGAATTTTTTTGTATTACCGGGACGCAGTTGGAATCTTGAGCAAAAGAATTAAGCGTGTCAATCCAAAAGTTTTTGAAAAAGGTCATGAAGTTTGGGGCGAAATTATCAGAAATCCGCTTAGAATTTTTTTGATTTTTCCATTTTTGTGGTATATAATTCTTCTTGTCTGGACAAAACTTTTTAAAAAGGATTAG
- a CDS encoding sigma-54-dependent transcriptional regulator: MQTEEISFIRPEFFLVLAVLIDGSCFSCGESSYISKFFKNTLERPIFVCFKESDCLKYVSALVKLKGEVSSSGKDLFCAEKLDECICAENNLCLGFKAQIEIACKSDSTVLLLGESGSGKNHTARFIHENSIRKNSKFTSFNLAEINPNLIESSLFGSIKGSFTGAEENSGIFEEASNGTLFIDEICELSLESQGKFLGVLDSREFSKVGSSKKLGLDARLIFATDSKISELVEKNLFKKQLFYRISVLVINVPPLRERKDELVKIAEDCASVFGKKLSSCAIKKLLDFSWPGNIRQLKNCIERSCVSAKKEILFADDIIFF, encoded by the coding sequence GTGCAAACAGAAGAAATTTCTTTTATCCGCCCGGAATTTTTTTTGGTTCTGGCAGTTTTAATAGACGGCTCTTGTTTTTCCTGTGGTGAATCTTCCTACATTTCTAAATTTTTTAAGAATACACTTGAACGTCCTATTTTTGTTTGCTTTAAAGAATCCGACTGCCTTAAATATGTTTCTGCGCTGGTAAAATTGAAAGGCGAGGTTTCTTCTTCTGGCAAAGATTTGTTTTGTGCTGAAAAATTGGATGAATGTATTTGCGCGGAAAACAATTTGTGCCTTGGATTTAAAGCGCAGATTGAAATTGCCTGCAAGAGCGATTCCACAGTTTTGCTGCTTGGTGAAAGCGGTTCTGGAAAAAATCACACTGCCCGTTTTATCCACGAAAATTCAATAAGAAAAAACAGCAAATTTACTTCTTTTAATCTTGCTGAAATAAATCCGAATTTAATTGAAAGTTCACTTTTTGGCTCTATAAAAGGTTCTTTTACTGGAGCGGAAGAAAACTCTGGAATTTTTGAAGAAGCTTCTAACGGAACACTTTTCATTGACGAAATTTGCGAACTGAGCCTTGAAAGTCAAGGAAAATTTCTTGGAGTTTTGGACTCAAGGGAATTCAGCAAAGTAGGAAGCAGCAAAAAGCTTGGTCTTGATGCGCGTCTTATTTTTGCAACAGACTCAAAAATTTCAGAGCTTGTGGAAAAAAATCTTTTTAAGAAGCAGCTTTTTTATAGAATCAGCGTTCTGGTTATAAATGTTCCGCCTCTAAGAGAACGCAAAGACGAGCTTGTAAAAATTGCGGAGGACTGCGCTTCTGTGTTTGGCAAAAAACTTTCTTCCTGCGCAATTAAAAAACTTCTGGATTTTTCTTGGCCGGGAAATATCAGGCAGCTGAAAAACTGCATTGAGCGTTCTTGTGTCAGCGCAAAAAAAGAAATTCTCTTTGCTGATGACATTATCTTTTTTTAG
- a CDS encoding S41 family peptidase has translation MKIAKKLLKATRIFSAFILFSIFASQCFSQSNSSSSDIDSAKQRQFLKVIDQLYYFIQQNYVEEVDPQILYEGALKGMLGALDDPYSVYMAQSEWRSLTDTTVGNFGGVGLSITKPLVSTEEKPAYVEVAEPIENTPGAKAGIQSGDLIVAVDGVDTSTITMDEVLSMLRGTVGESVTVKIRRRNTLEFERTLVRAVIQNPSVKYGMIEGEKIGYLRLTEFSVNTAAKVQEALDSFKEASFNGLIIDLRNNGGGLLDSAVDIADKFIDEGIIVSTKSRLAYENAVYHAVKRKTVVRGIPIVVLINRATASASEILSGALKDTKTAYLVGEKSFGKGSVQVPRGLVNNDGFKITVAKYYSPSDTNIDKIGIKPDLEVLYPDFTEEEQKDWHALEESGAIADYVDSHQNMTEAEIASYAKTLQTKYKLEERLLRKMIRNELDRTRSPRLYDLDYDSQLKAAIEVIKGGNFAELMASTKTLKEQQEQ, from the coding sequence ATGAAAATCGCAAAGAAGTTATTAAAGGCTACGCGGATTTTTTCAGCGTTTATATTGTTTTCTATTTTTGCCTCGCAGTGTTTTTCGCAGTCTAATTCTTCAAGCTCAGACATAGATTCAGCAAAGCAGCGTCAGTTTCTTAAGGTTATAGATCAGCTGTATTATTTTATTCAGCAGAATTATGTAGAAGAAGTTGATCCGCAGATTTTGTATGAAGGCGCGTTAAAGGGAATGCTGGGCGCGCTTGACGATCCTTATTCAGTTTACATGGCGCAGTCTGAATGGAGAAGCCTTACCGACACAACTGTTGGAAACTTTGGCGGCGTTGGACTTTCAATAACAAAGCCTCTTGTTTCCACAGAAGAAAAGCCTGCCTATGTTGAAGTTGCCGAGCCTATAGAAAATACTCCGGGCGCAAAAGCTGGAATTCAGTCTGGGGATTTGATTGTTGCGGTTGACGGTGTGGACACATCTACGATTACAATGGATGAAGTTTTGAGTATGCTGCGCGGAACTGTCGGTGAAAGTGTTACTGTAAAAATACGCAGAAGAAATACTCTTGAATTTGAGCGGACTCTTGTGCGCGCTGTTATTCAAAATCCATCTGTAAAATATGGAATGATTGAAGGTGAAAAAATCGGCTATTTGCGTCTTACAGAATTTTCTGTGAACACTGCGGCAAAAGTTCAGGAAGCTTTGGATTCATTCAAGGAAGCTTCGTTTAACGGACTTATTATAGACTTGCGGAACAATGGCGGCGGACTTTTGGACAGCGCGGTGGACATTGCGGATAAATTTATTGATGAAGGCATAATTGTTTCTACAAAAAGCCGGCTTGCTTATGAAAATGCGGTTTATCATGCTGTAAAAAGAAAAACTGTTGTGCGCGGCATTCCGATTGTTGTTCTTATAAACAGGGCGACTGCCAGCGCAAGCGAAATATTGAGCGGAGCTTTAAAAGACACAAAGACTGCGTACCTTGTAGGTGAAAAATCATTTGGAAAAGGAAGCGTTCAAGTTCCGCGCGGACTCGTAAACAACGACGGATTTAAAATCACCGTGGCAAAATATTATTCTCCGAGCGACACAAACATTGATAAGATTGGAATCAAGCCGGATTTGGAAGTTCTTTATCCGGACTTCACTGAAGAAGAACAAAAGGATTGGCACGCTCTTGAAGAATCGGGTGCAATTGCAGATTATGTGGATTCTCATCAGAACATGACAGAAGCGGAAATTGCTTCCTATGCAAAAACTTTGCAGACAAAATACAAACTTGAAGAGCGGCTTCTTAGAAAAATGATACGCAACGAGCTTGACAGGACACGTTCTCCTCGCCTTTACGATCTTGACTATGACAGTCAGCTTAAGGCGGCAATCGAAGTTATAAAGGGCGGAAACTTTGCGGAACTTATGGCTTCAACAAAAACCTTAAAAGAACAGCAGGAACAATGA
- a CDS encoding RsmE family RNA methyltransferase, producing the protein MRQFIVETPLDSDGCIGIQGKKYHYLNSVLRVKCGDMIYARLLDGSLQQMTVAKIVSCEKKIILQAAGKLNCNDSISQAAPVLEKPKAEIYLFQFEAKPPKMDLIIRQATECGVCGIIPVEGEFCQKGNIESARKKSESGDERWQRIVTEARQQSGSPVETKVFYSVSVEEACGFWSSLQAEHKAALVLYERSDGTKSIYNALKNADVIKKENAKIAVAVGAEGGISVQEISIMKESGFIPVHFDTNILRCETASLYGIAALQTVLNGE; encoded by the coding sequence ATGAGGCAGTTTATTGTAGAAACTCCGCTTGACTCTGATGGTTGCATTGGCATCCAAGGAAAAAAATATCATTACTTGAATTCTGTTTTAAGAGTAAAATGCGGCGATATGATTTACGCAAGACTTTTGGACGGTTCTCTCCAGCAGATGACTGTTGCAAAAATTGTTTCTTGTGAAAAAAAAATAATTCTTCAGGCGGCAGGAAAGCTAAATTGCAATGATTCCATCTCGCAAGCCGCTCCTGTTTTGGAAAAGCCCAAGGCGGAAATTTATCTTTTTCAGTTTGAAGCAAAGCCTCCGAAAATGGATTTGATTATAAGGCAGGCAACTGAATGCGGAGTCTGCGGAATAATTCCAGTGGAAGGTGAATTCTGCCAAAAGGGAAACATTGAATCCGCTCGGAAAAAATCCGAATCTGGAGATGAACGCTGGCAAAGAATTGTAACGGAGGCAAGGCAGCAGAGTGGTTCTCCTGTTGAAACAAAAGTTTTTTATTCGGTTTCGGTGGAGGAGGCCTGCGGTTTTTGGAGCAGTTTGCAGGCGGAACACAAAGCGGCGCTTGTTCTTTATGAGCGCAGCGATGGAACAAAGAGCATTTATAATGCGCTAAAAAATGCCGATGTTATAAAAAAGGAAAATGCAAAAATTGCAGTTGCAGTTGGTGCGGAAGGCGGAATTTCTGTGCAGGAAATCAGCATTATGAAAGAAAGCGGATTTATTCCCGTGCATTTTGATACAAATATATTGAGATGCGAAACTGCTTCTTTGTATGGAATTGCGGCTTTGCAGACTGTTTTAAATGGAGAATAA